Proteins encoded together in one Musa acuminata AAA Group cultivar baxijiao chromosome BXJ3-6, Cavendish_Baxijiao_AAA, whole genome shotgun sequence window:
- the LOC135640698 gene encoding VAN3-binding protein-like translates to MEDNREQWRAEAPTHGLRPPEVPKDPMEFLSRSWSASALEVSKALAPPPPPPLLPAPSGAIPEEELEEAVVVAGNPFSFASSATTQMVMERIMSQPEVSPLTSGRPSHSSGPLNGGGSLSDSPPVSPCEMDNLKYCRATNTPKPQHCRGSSKTVGRWLKDRRERKKEETRAQNAQLHAAVSVAGVAAAVAAVAAATAAASGSGKDDRAARVDMVVASAATLVAAQCVEAAESMGAEREHLASVVESAVSVRTPGDIVTLTAAAATALRGAATLKARALKDVWNIAAVIPVEKGAMGNHKNHHRSKQLKELDSKGSSFSDEFAPEEDNFLGLCSQEFLAKGTELLKRTRKGALHWKIVSVYINRMGQVMLKMKSRHVGGTITKKKKSVVIEVCKEVQAWPGRHLVEGGERRRYFGLRTAEHRVIEFECRGRREYEMWTQGVARLLNIVKERKHHS, encoded by the exons ATGGAAGATAATAGAGAGCAATGGCGAGCGGAGGCGCCAACACACGGCCTCAGGCCACCGGAGGTACCCAAGGACCCCATGGAGTTCCTGTCGCGGTCCTGGAGCGCCTCCGCGCTCGAGGTGTCTAAGGCCCTAgcacctccgccgccgccgccgctgctccctgcGCCGTCAGGGGCGATTCCCGAGGAGGAGCTCGAAGAGGCGGTGGTGGTCGCCGGAAATCCCTTCTCCTTCGCGTCGTCTGCCACCACGCAGATGGTGATGGAGCGGATAATGTCACAGCCG GAAGTGTCTCCTCTGACATCTGGCCGGCCTTCACACAGCAGCGGCCCTCTGAACGGCGGTGGATCGCTCTCCGATAGCCCTCCGGTCTCCCCTTGCGAGATGGATAACCTTAAG TACTGCCGGGCCACTAACACGCCCAAGCCCCAGCACTGCAGAGGGTCCAGCAAGACTGTCGGAAGGTGGCTCAAGGACAGAAGGGAGAGGAAAAAAGAGGAGACCAGGGCCCAGAATGCACAGCTCCATGCCGCAGTCTCGGTGGCCGGAGTGGCTGCAGCGGTCGCGGCCGTCgcagccgccaccgccgccgcctcagGCTCCGGCAAAGATGACCGCGCGGCCCGGGTCGACATGGTGGTCGCGTCCGCTGCCACCCTCGTGGCCGCACAGTGCGTCGAGGCGGCCGAGTCCATGGGGGCTGAGCGTGAGCACCTGGCGTCCGTCGTCGAATCTGCAGTCAGTGTCAGGACTCCCGGAGATATCGTCACTCTTACAGCTGCTGCTGCAACTG CACTACGAGGTGCGGCAACGCTGAAGGCAAGGGCGCTCAAGGACGTGTGGAACATCGCCGCGGTCATACCTGTGGAGAAGGGAGCAATGGGGAATCACAAGAATCACCACCGCAGCAAACAACTCAAGGAATTAGACAGCAAGGGTAGCAGCTTCAGCGACGAGTTCGCTCCCGAGGAAGACAACTTCTTGGGCTTATGCAGTCAAGAATTCCTTGCCAAGGGGACTGAACTCCTCAAACGCACCCGTAAAG GTGCGCTTCACTGGAAGATTGTCTCGGTCTACATAAATCGCATGGGTCAG GTGATGCTCAAGATGAAGAGCCGGCATGTTGGTGGGACTATTACCAAGAAGAAAAAGA GTGTAGTCATTGAAGTGTGCAAGGAAGTCCAGGCATGGCCGGGGCGGCACCTGGTGGAAGGCGGCGAGAGGCGGCGCTACTTCGGCCTGAGGACGGCGGAGCATCGCGTAATCGAGTTCGAGTGCCGGGGCCGGAGGGAGTACGAGATGTGGACTCAGGGAGTGGCGCGCCTGCTCAACATTGTCAAAGAGAGGAAGCACCACAGCTGA